One region of Dysidea avara chromosome 1, odDysAvar1.4, whole genome shotgun sequence genomic DNA includes:
- the LOC136236244 gene encoding ELAV-like protein 2, whose product MNHSETKVIINYLPQYMTDEDLQLLFSKFGKVTSCRIVRDSNRISLAYAFVQYDSAASTANSILELNGHQIGTKRIKVSYSRQSSPNIKHANLYVAQLPRTYTATEFEALFSEYGQIITSNILFDESGSSKGVGFIRFDKDYQADQARVALDKHIPDGHSEPLLCSMHITRHKWMRQVLGG is encoded by the coding sequence ATgaatcacagtgaaacaaaaGTGATCATAAACTATCTCCCCCAGTACATGACTGACGAAGACTTACAGTTATTGTTTTCAAAGTTTGGCAAGGTGACTAGTTGTCGGATAGTCCGAGATAGTAACAGAATTAGTTTGGCATATGCTTTTGTGCAGTATGACTCTGCAGCGTCAACCGCTAACAGTATTCTGGAACTAAATGGACACCAAATTGGTACCAAAAGAATTAAAGTCAGCTATTCACGGCAGTCATCACCAAATATTAAGCATGCCAATTTGTATGTAGCCCAACTACCTAGGACCTACACAGCAACTGAATTTGAGGCATTATTTTCTGAATATGGGCAAATCATAACCTCAAACATTCTTTTTGATGAAAGTGGAAGCAGCAAAGGAGTTGGTTTTATAAGGTTTGACAAAGACTACCAAGCTGATCAAGCCAGGGTGGCATTAGATAAGCACATACCAGATGGGCACAGTGAACCCCTCTTGTGCAGTATGCACATCACAAGGCACAAGTGGATGAGACAGGTGCTAGGAGGCTAG